A portion of the Nitratidesulfovibrio termitidis HI1 genome contains these proteins:
- a CDS encoding peptide-binding protein, whose protein sequence is MNRTVLSAPRAARAGLFVPKLLLALLLCLLLAACGDSTPQGGKDGGKDGGKNGATGVNATSTQGGQPAVTPGEPVTGDRIILGTIGEPSNLLPFIASDASSHEVSDQLFVAPLRYDKNLNIEKWAAASYEVLENGTLLRFTLRDDIRWEDGKPLTADDVEFTYKLMVDPKTPTPYAEDYLAIKEFRKTGPLSFEVRYVKPFARSLITWMHGIMPRHLLEGQDLMNTPFSRKPVGAGPYRLKEWEAGTRLTLEASPTYFLGRPYIDEVVYRVIPDLSTMFLELKAQRLDMMNLSPQQYLHQTNGAEWDMAWRKFQYLSFGYSYLGYNLALPMFKDVKVRQALTCAIDRKALVAGVLLGQGMPTLGPYKPGTWVYNDKIDEYPYDPAKARELLAQAGWADTNGDGLLDKDGAPFAFTILTNQGNDQRIKAATIIQSQFKAVGIDVKIRTVEWAAFIKEFVDKGRFDAVLLGWNILQDPDLYDVWHSSKAVPGGLNFVGYKNPEVDDLLERARSTFDQAERKKLYDRFQEILHRDQPYCFLYVPYSLPIVSSRFQGLEPAPAGLTHNFTRWWTPREQQRYRMQQQ, encoded by the coding sequence ATGAACCGCACCGTTCTTTCCGCGCCGCGCGCCGCGCGCGCAGGCCTGTTCGTCCCCAAGCTGCTGCTGGCGCTTCTGTTGTGCCTGCTGCTGGCCGCCTGCGGCGATTCCACCCCCCAGGGCGGCAAGGACGGCGGCAAGGACGGCGGCAAGAACGGCGCCACGGGCGTCAACGCCACCTCGACCCAGGGCGGGCAGCCAGCCGTCACGCCCGGTGAGCCGGTCACCGGCGACAGGATCATCCTCGGCACCATCGGCGAACCGTCCAACCTTCTGCCGTTCATCGCCTCCGATGCCTCGTCGCACGAGGTCAGCGACCAGCTGTTCGTGGCCCCGCTACGCTACGACAAGAACCTGAACATCGAGAAGTGGGCCGCCGCCTCGTACGAGGTGCTGGAAAACGGCACCCTGCTGCGCTTCACCCTGCGCGACGACATCCGATGGGAAGACGGCAAGCCCCTGACCGCCGACGACGTGGAGTTCACCTACAAGCTGATGGTGGACCCCAAGACGCCCACGCCCTATGCCGAGGACTACCTGGCCATCAAGGAATTCCGCAAGACCGGGCCGCTGTCGTTCGAGGTGCGCTACGTGAAACCCTTTGCACGTTCACTGATCACCTGGATGCACGGCATCATGCCCAGGCACCTGCTGGAAGGGCAGGACCTGATGAACACGCCCTTCTCCCGCAAGCCGGTGGGGGCCGGACCGTACCGTTTGAAGGAATGGGAGGCGGGCACCCGCCTGACGCTGGAGGCCAGCCCCACGTACTTCCTGGGCCGTCCGTACATCGACGAGGTGGTCTACCGGGTCATTCCCGACCTTTCCACCATGTTCCTGGAACTGAAGGCCCAGCGCCTGGACATGATGAACCTGAGCCCGCAGCAGTATCTGCACCAGACCAACGGGGCCGAATGGGACATGGCCTGGCGCAAGTTCCAGTACCTGTCCTTTGGCTACAGTTATCTTGGCTACAACCTGGCGCTGCCCATGTTCAAGGATGTGAAGGTGCGCCAGGCGCTTACCTGCGCCATCGACCGCAAGGCGCTGGTGGCCGGGGTGCTGCTGGGGCAGGGCATGCCCACCCTGGGGCCGTACAAGCCGGGCACCTGGGTATACAATGACAAAATTGATGAGTATCCGTATGATCCTGCCAAGGCCAGGGAACTGCTGGCCCAGGCCGGATGGGCGGACACCAACGGCGACGGCCTTCTGGACAAGGACGGCGCGCCCTTCGCGTTCACCATCCTGACCAACCAGGGCAACGACCAGCGCATCAAGGCCGCCACCATCATCCAGAGCCAGTTCAAGGCCGTGGGCATCGACGTGAAGATACGCACGGTGGAGTGGGCGGCCTTCATCAAGGAATTCGTGGACAAGGGGCGTTTCGACGCCGTGCTGCTGGGGTGGAACATCCTGCAGGATCCCGACCTGTACGACGTGTGGCATTCGTCCAAGGCGGTGCCCGGCGGGCTGAACTTCGTGGGCTACAAGAACCCCGAGGTGGACGACCTGCTGGAGCGCGCCCGCTCCACCTTCGACCAGGCCGAGCGCAAGAAGCTGTACGACCGGTTCCAGGAAATCCTGCATCGCGACCAGCCGTACTGCTTCCTGTACGTGCCGTATTCGCTGCCCATCGTCAGTTCGCGCTTCCAGGGGCTGGAACCCGCCCCGGCCGGGCTGACGCACAACTTCACCCGCTGGTGGACGCCGCGGGAGCAGCAGCGGTACCGCATGCAGCAGCAATAG
- a CDS encoding DEAD/DEAH box helicase, translated as MELNEEQSVRSLLQDFVHDSIPEYILDGSQDILAEGGVQKLSLKKADGYWEVEGSIQGEDFQIYSPKLSISLGEGTTAYHCNCPDSFSGVCRHVGATALKMLSSLETRPGGEEPARPKTEWRQNFRAFFSTAIEPEAGQHYLIFRFHPEPGRLLVSLFRGRQNKSGLSTVHNEITLEQILRNPDWCELSPQLAQVAQQIGQIVDYYGHRIEVPDGLLTWFLWAIRNEYYLFWGDTDQPCRIERTSMRLKLKPQLTDDGLSFDVMLHREGKQPFSIIGSEVTFHGQMPLWVCWNKGFYPVHTSLNSQLVQDLVRQPPVIPQEDISEFLDRVWTKLPTSDLYGQEEFLKHMEPIFQPATYNPKLFLDEEGSLLTLEIQNIYETVHGEFYLPGPNPDFQTGSYTIDGHTCLIRRHQEEEASLTALLAEMRFQPRSNRMWFLEPEEAINFLLDAYPKLVELYRVYGEKALSRYKVRLSQPVITAKVETSEEDKWFSLDITVEYDGQKVPIDKIWKAWSQGKRYVQLKDGSYTSLPEAWLKRIAHKLQALGLDPEKPPQKQFQQFEAPVLDSLLDDLPDAQTDPFWNSLRDKIRNFREIRPINPPKGLTASLRGYQQQGLSYLNFLREYGFGGILADEMGLGKTIQTLSFIQHMVERGAVGPNLIVVPTSVLPNWDREAQKFVPDLRRLIIYGTRREGMFRRIDESDLVVTTYALLRRDLEELQEHEFNSIILDEAQNIKNPNTITARSVRRINARMRLCLSGTPIENNLFELWSLFEFLMPGFLGSQHAFQRGIIKPIKDGDSETLDYLRTRVRPFILRRTKSEVAKDLPPKIENTYYCALAEEQAELYTALARKLKEQVMADVDEKGIAKSQMSILDALLKLRQICCHPRLLKLDMPGLTTNLPSGKFDAFKDMITDIVEEGHKVLVFSQFVQMLHIIRSWLQINAIPFCYLDGTSKDRFEQVDRFNNTPEIPIFLISLKAGGTGLNLTSADYVIHYDPWWNPAVESQATDRTHRIGQTRQVFSYKLICENTVEEKILKLQDMKRGVAEAIIPGQEAWKSLTREDLEMLFDV; from the coding sequence ATGGAACTGAACGAGGAGCAATCCGTCCGTTCGCTCCTGCAGGACTTCGTCCATGATTCCATCCCGGAATACATCCTGGACGGATCGCAGGACATTCTCGCCGAAGGCGGCGTCCAGAAACTGAGCCTGAAGAAGGCCGACGGCTATTGGGAAGTTGAAGGAAGCATCCAGGGGGAAGACTTCCAGATATATTCGCCCAAGCTGTCCATCAGCCTTGGCGAAGGCACCACCGCCTACCACTGCAATTGCCCGGACTCGTTTTCCGGCGTGTGCAGGCACGTGGGGGCCACCGCCCTCAAGATGCTGTCGTCGCTGGAAACGCGCCCCGGCGGCGAGGAACCCGCCCGGCCCAAGACCGAATGGCGGCAGAATTTCCGTGCCTTCTTTTCCACCGCCATAGAGCCGGAGGCGGGCCAGCACTACCTGATCTTCCGCTTTCACCCCGAGCCGGGGCGCCTTCTGGTTTCGCTGTTCCGGGGCCGCCAGAACAAGTCCGGCCTGTCCACGGTGCACAATGAAATCACGCTGGAACAGATTCTGCGCAACCCCGACTGGTGCGAACTTTCGCCCCAACTGGCGCAGGTGGCGCAGCAGATCGGCCAGATCGTGGATTACTACGGCCACCGTATAGAAGTGCCCGACGGCCTGCTGACCTGGTTCCTGTGGGCCATCCGCAACGAATACTACCTGTTCTGGGGCGACACCGACCAGCCCTGCCGCATCGAGCGCACCTCCATGCGCCTGAAGCTGAAGCCGCAACTCACCGACGACGGGCTTTCGTTCGACGTGATGCTGCACCGCGAGGGCAAGCAGCCGTTCTCCATCATCGGCAGCGAGGTGACCTTTCACGGCCAGATGCCGCTATGGGTGTGCTGGAACAAGGGGTTCTACCCCGTGCACACCAGCCTGAACTCGCAGCTGGTGCAGGATCTCGTCCGCCAGCCCCCGGTCATTCCGCAGGAAGACATTTCCGAATTCCTCGACCGGGTGTGGACCAAGCTGCCCACCAGCGACCTGTACGGGCAGGAAGAGTTCCTGAAGCACATGGAACCCATCTTCCAGCCGGCCACGTACAACCCCAAGCTGTTCCTGGACGAGGAAGGCAGCCTGCTGACGCTGGAAATCCAGAACATCTACGAGACGGTGCACGGCGAATTCTATCTGCCCGGCCCCAACCCCGACTTTCAGACCGGCAGCTACACCATCGACGGTCACACCTGCCTCATCCGCCGCCACCAGGAAGAAGAGGCGTCGCTTACCGCGCTGCTGGCCGAAATGCGCTTTCAGCCACGCAGCAACCGCATGTGGTTCCTGGAGCCGGAAGAAGCCATCAACTTCCTGCTCGACGCCTACCCCAAGCTGGTGGAACTGTACCGCGTGTACGGCGAAAAGGCCCTGTCACGCTACAAGGTGCGCCTGTCGCAGCCCGTCATCACGGCCAAGGTGGAAACGAGCGAGGAAGACAAGTGGTTCTCGCTCGACATCACCGTGGAATACGACGGCCAGAAGGTGCCCATCGACAAGATCTGGAAGGCGTGGAGCCAGGGCAAGCGCTACGTGCAGCTCAAGGACGGCTCGTACACCAGCCTGCCGGAAGCCTGGCTGAAGCGCATCGCCCACAAGTTGCAGGCCCTTGGGCTGGACCCGGAAAAGCCGCCGCAGAAGCAGTTCCAGCAGTTCGAGGCCCCGGTGCTGGACAGCCTGCTGGACGACCTGCCCGACGCCCAGACCGACCCGTTCTGGAACAGCCTGCGCGACAAGATCCGCAACTTCCGCGAAATACGGCCCATCAATCCGCCCAAGGGGCTTACCGCCTCGTTGCGCGGCTACCAGCAGCAGGGCCTGTCGTACCTCAACTTTTTGCGCGAATACGGCTTCGGCGGCATCCTGGCCGACGAAATGGGCCTCGGCAAGACCATCCAGACCCTGTCGTTCATCCAGCACATGGTGGAACGCGGGGCGGTGGGGCCGAACCTGATCGTGGTGCCCACCTCGGTGCTGCCCAACTGGGACCGTGAAGCCCAGAAGTTCGTGCCCGACCTGCGCCGCCTGATCATCTACGGCACCCGGCGCGAGGGCATGTTCCGCCGCATCGACGAATCGGACCTGGTGGTCACCACCTACGCCCTGCTGCGGCGCGACCTGGAAGAACTGCAGGAGCACGAGTTCAACTCGATCATCCTGGACGAAGCCCAGAACATCAAGAACCCCAACACCATCACGGCGCGTTCCGTGCGGCGCATCAACGCCCGCATGCGGCTGTGCCTGTCGGGCACGCCCATCGAGAACAACCTGTTCGAGCTGTGGTCGCTGTTCGAGTTCCTGATGCCGGGCTTCCTGGGGTCGCAGCACGCCTTCCAGCGGGGCATCATCAAGCCCATCAAGGACGGCGACAGCGAAACGCTGGACTACCTGCGCACCCGCGTGCGCCCGTTCATCCTGCGGCGCACCAAGTCCGAGGTGGCAAAGGACCTGCCGCCCAAGATCGAGAACACCTACTACTGCGCCCTGGCCGAAGAGCAGGCGGAACTGTACACCGCCCTTGCCCGCAAGCTGAAGGAGCAGGTGATGGCCGACGTGGACGAGAAGGGCATCGCCAAGAGCCAGATGTCCATCCTGGACGCGCTGCTGAAGCTGCGCCAGATCTGCTGCCACCCGCGCCTGCTGAAGCTGGACATGCCGGGGCTGACCACCAACCTGCCCTCCGGCAAGTTCGACGCCTTCAAGGACATGATCACCGACATCGTGGAGGAAGGCCACAAGGTGCTGGTGTTCTCGCAGTTCGTGCAGATGCTGCACATCATCCGCTCGTGGCTGCAGATCAACGCCATCCCCTTCTGCTACCTGGACGGCACCAGCAAGGACCGCTTCGAGCAGGTGGACCGCTTCAACAACACGCCGGAAATTCCCATTTTCCTCATTTCGCTGAAGGCGGGCGGCACGGGCCTTAACCTGACCTCGGCAGACTACGTCATCCACTACGACCCGTGGTGGAACCCCGCCGTGGAAAGCCAGGCCACCGACCGCACGCACCGCATCGGCCAGACCCGGCAGGTGTTCAGCTACAAGCTGATCTGCGAAAACACGGTGGAAGAAAAGATCCTGAAGTTGCAGGACATGAAGCGCGGCGTGGCCGAGGCCATCATCCCCGGCCAGGAAGCCTGGAAGTCGCTGACCCGCGAAGACCTGGAGATGCTGTTCGACGTGTAG
- a CDS encoding chemotaxis protein CheW, with translation METTHEGIASGASGVTGISGQFRLDGGDGGLLQLVTFTLGEEEFGVDILRVQEIIRMMPVTRVPAAPSFVEGIINLRGKVIPVIDMRARFGLRAGAADEKTRIMVVEMDGRVAGFIVDSVSQVLRLPASTVEAPPAVIEGGGSDFIRGVGKLEGRLLLLLDLDLLLGESEKAVLDGIR, from the coding sequence ATGGAAACCACCCACGAAGGCATCGCATCCGGTGCATCGGGCGTAACGGGAATATCCGGCCAGTTCCGGCTGGATGGTGGAGACGGCGGGTTGCTGCAACTCGTCACCTTCACCCTGGGCGAAGAAGAATTCGGCGTGGACATCCTGCGGGTACAGGAAATCATCCGCATGATGCCGGTTACCCGCGTGCCCGCGGCACCCTCGTTTGTCGAAGGCATCATCAACCTGCGCGGCAAGGTCATTCCCGTCATCGACATGCGGGCGCGCTTCGGCCTGCGGGCCGGGGCGGCTGACGAAAAGACCCGCATCATGGTGGTGGAGATGGATGGCCGCGTGGCCGGGTTCATCGTGGATTCGGTGTCCCAGGTGCTGCGCCTGCCCGCCTCCACGGTGGAGGCGCCTCCCGCCGTCATAGAGGGGGGCGGGTCCGACTTCATTCGCGGCGTGGGCAAGCTGGAAGGGCGGCTGTTGCTGCTGCTCGACCTGGACCTGCTGCTGGGCGAAAGCGAAAAGGCGGTGCTGGACGGCATCCGCTAG
- a CDS encoding HAMP domain-containing methyl-accepting chemotaxis protein: MTLKAKLISSFVVLIFLLASVGGYSSVQLRDILGDVINLTQNWMPSIKAVGDIRGNINEVRRQQLQHVIARDESAMEEIERSLKVINGRRLANSTLYEKLISSPEERAAFREYNSNFEQYLAGVDKMIALSRQNRTEEAMALDTKELKPAFDAAITALRRCVEMNDKGSKDSGDAAGERVSTTQQVNIVLVAVALLIGVGAAVFLIRSTLNQLGEDPGYLQGVSTEIAAGNLNVSFRSERPLSGVYQAMQAMVATLKGKIAEADEKTVLAEAKEREAVAATAAAEEARKQAENARREGMIQAAQKLEGVVEVVSSASEELSAQIEQSDRGAEEQSKRVAETATSMEEMNASVLEVARNAGTAATSSENARNKAESGADIVNNVVREISQVQQQSMDLKRDMEDLGRQAEAIGQIMNVISDIADQTNLLALNAAIEAARAGDAGRGFAVVADEVRKLAEKTMQATSEVGSAIRGIQQGAQKNMDNVDRSVRAIEETTRLAQDSGASLKEIVALVDSATDQVRGIATASEQQSAASEEINRAVEQVSTISAETAQAMREAAKAVSELSNQAQVLRRLVEELKQA; this comes from the coding sequence ATGACGTTGAAAGCGAAATTAATCTCAAGTTTTGTTGTTCTAATTTTTCTTCTCGCAAGCGTTGGTGGGTATTCGTCTGTTCAATTGCGTGATATTCTTGGTGATGTCATTAATCTTACGCAAAACTGGATGCCAAGCATCAAGGCTGTTGGAGATATTCGTGGTAACATTAATGAAGTACGACGCCAGCAATTGCAGCACGTCATTGCGCGTGATGAATCCGCCATGGAGGAAATCGAGCGCAGCCTGAAGGTCATCAACGGGCGGCGGTTGGCCAACAGCACGCTCTACGAGAAGCTGATTTCTTCCCCAGAGGAACGTGCGGCCTTCCGGGAATACAATTCGAATTTCGAGCAATACCTGGCAGGGGTGGACAAGATGATCGCCCTTTCGCGCCAGAATCGCACCGAAGAGGCCATGGCCCTGGACACGAAGGAGCTCAAGCCGGCTTTTGACGCGGCCATTACCGCCCTGCGCCGCTGCGTGGAAATGAACGACAAGGGCTCCAAGGATTCCGGCGATGCAGCGGGTGAACGCGTGTCCACCACTCAGCAGGTCAACATCGTGCTGGTTGCCGTGGCGTTGCTGATCGGCGTGGGGGCCGCCGTGTTCCTGATCCGCTCCACTCTCAATCAGCTTGGTGAAGATCCCGGCTACTTGCAGGGTGTTTCGACAGAGATCGCCGCAGGCAACCTGAACGTGAGCTTCCGCTCCGAGCGACCCTTGTCCGGCGTGTATCAGGCCATGCAGGCCATGGTGGCCACCCTCAAGGGCAAGATCGCCGAGGCCGACGAAAAGACCGTGCTGGCCGAGGCCAAGGAGCGCGAAGCCGTGGCCGCCACCGCTGCGGCGGAGGAAGCCCGCAAGCAGGCGGAAAATGCCAGGCGCGAAGGCATGATCCAGGCCGCCCAGAAGCTGGAAGGCGTGGTGGAAGTGGTGTCCTCCGCCTCTGAAGAACTTTCCGCCCAGATCGAACAGTCCGACCGGGGCGCGGAAGAGCAGTCCAAGCGCGTGGCCGAAACCGCTACCTCCATGGAAGAAATGAACGCCTCGGTGCTGGAAGTGGCCCGCAACGCGGGCACCGCCGCCACCTCATCCGAAAACGCCCGCAACAAGGCCGAATCGGGCGCGGACATCGTGAACAACGTGGTGCGCGAAATCTCGCAGGTGCAGCAGCAGTCCATGGACCTGAAGCGCGACATGGAAGACCTGGGCCGACAGGCCGAGGCCATCGGCCAGATCATGAACGTCATTTCCGACATCGCCGACCAGACCAACCTGCTGGCCCTGAATGCCGCCATCGAGGCGGCCCGCGCCGGTGACGCGGGACGCGGTTTTGCCGTGGTGGCCGACGAGGTGCGCAAGCTGGCCGAAAAGACCATGCAGGCCACCAGCGAGGTGGGCAGCGCCATCCGGGGCATCCAGCAGGGCGCCCAGAAGAACATGGACAATGTGGACCGCTCGGTGCGCGCCATCGAGGAAACCACCCGCCTGGCCCAGGACTCCGGCGCGTCGCTGAAGGAAATCGTGGCGCTGGTGGATTCGGCCACCGACCAGGTGCGCGGCATCGCCACCGCGTCGGAGCAGCAGTCTGCCGCCAGCGAAGAGATCAACCGGGCGGTGGAGCAGGTCAGCACCATCTCTGCCGAAACGGCGCAGGCCATGCGCGAGGCGGCCAAGGCGGTATCCGAGCTGTCCAACCAGGCCCAGGTGCTGCGTCGCCTGGTCGAAGAACTGAAGCAGGCATAG
- a CDS encoding helix-turn-helix domain-containing protein produces the protein MPGYSAQEKQHLIALGSTIRQVRETLGWSQEQLAERVELHRTYIGGVERGERNLCLLNILAIAEAMGISPGRLIDRAFPVRVGGVPDSADATARGGGSGNR, from the coding sequence ATGCCAGGATACTCTGCTCAAGAAAAACAGCATCTTATTGCGCTAGGGAGCACAATCCGCCAGGTTCGTGAAACACTCGGCTGGTCACAGGAGCAGTTGGCCGAAAGAGTTGAGTTGCACCGCACCTACATTGGTGGTGTGGAGCGGGGTGAACGCAACCTGTGCCTGCTGAACATCCTTGCCATTGCCGAGGCCATGGGGATATCGCCGGGCAGGCTCATCGACAGGGCCTTCCCCGTACGCGTCGGCGGCGTTCCCGATTCTGCTGATGCCACGGCGCGGGGCGGCGGCTCCGGCAACCGCTGA